The Parachlamydia acanthamoebae genome includes a region encoding these proteins:
- the kdpB gene encoding potassium-transporting ATPase subunit KdpB, with protein MSQKKVNVLDIKAILNALKESFFMLTPQAQFKNPVMFVTYIVALATSFYFLQQMFYGNLSWFDFQITLWLWLTLIFANFSQTIAESRGKAQADSLRKAKTEIFAKQDKGGIEIKIPCNQLRKGDVVICEVGDIIPADGEVVEGVATVDESAITGESAPVIRESGGDRSAVTAGTKVLSDRLKISVVSDAGQSFLDKMIHLIEGAKRQKTPNEIALSIVLSGLTIIFLLTTSTLKMFGDYSSVAAKQDLSQILTIPVLAALLVCLIPTTISALLNAVGIAGIDRLIRKNVIALSGRSVEASGDIDLLILDKTGTITIGNRMAAAFLPATDIGEKEFAKIAQLASLSDETPEGRSIVVLAKNLFGWRGESVEAGSSTFIPFSAKTRMSGVDFKDNHGKVVRSIRKGAADAIKKHIMSLGGKYSSQLDAVIQSIAKMGGTPLLVSDQEKIVGIVHLKDVIKGGIKERFAEMRKMGIRTVMVTGDNPMTAAAIAAEAGVDEYIAEATPEMKLSKIRQEQAGGRLVAMTGDGTNDAPALAQADVAVAMNTGTQASREAGNMIDLDSNPTKLIDIVEIGKQMLMTRGALTTFSIANDVAKYFAIIPAIFSVLYVTDSEQQGPLSILNLMHLKSPHSAILSALIFNALIIVALIPLALRGVKYSAQSAHDLLRNNLLVYGLGGIIVPFLGIKIIDMLITFLGLV; from the coding sequence TTCAAATCACTCTCTGGTTGTGGCTAACATTGATTTTTGCAAATTTTTCTCAAACGATTGCAGAGAGTCGTGGAAAAGCCCAGGCCGATAGCTTAAGAAAAGCCAAAACAGAGATTTTTGCTAAACAAGATAAGGGAGGAATTGAGATTAAAATTCCCTGTAATCAGTTGAGAAAAGGGGATGTTGTGATATGTGAGGTAGGAGACATTATCCCAGCAGATGGAGAGGTTGTTGAGGGGGTCGCAACCGTGGACGAATCTGCCATTACTGGAGAATCGGCCCCCGTGATTCGTGAAAGTGGGGGAGACAGAAGTGCCGTTACGGCAGGTACGAAAGTTTTAAGCGATCGCTTAAAAATTAGCGTTGTGTCAGATGCCGGACAGAGCTTTTTAGACAAAATGATTCATCTCATTGAAGGTGCTAAAAGACAGAAAACACCCAATGAAATTGCACTAAGTATTGTTTTATCTGGTTTAACAATTATATTTTTGTTGACCACAAGCACTTTAAAAATGTTCGGAGATTATAGCAGTGTAGCCGCCAAACAAGATCTTTCTCAGATTTTAACCATTCCCGTTTTAGCGGCTTTGCTTGTGTGTTTAATTCCGACAACGATCAGTGCACTTTTAAACGCGGTGGGGATTGCGGGAATTGATAGGCTCATTAGAAAGAATGTCATTGCATTGAGTGGACGTTCTGTGGAGGCTTCAGGTGATATTGATCTATTAATTTTGGATAAAACAGGGACCATCACAATTGGTAATAGAATGGCTGCAGCTTTTCTGCCTGCAACAGATATTGGGGAAAAAGAATTTGCAAAAATTGCGCAGCTCGCATCTTTATCGGATGAAACCCCAGAAGGGCGCTCAATCGTTGTGTTAGCCAAAAATCTATTTGGTTGGCGTGGAGAATCCGTTGAAGCGGGGAGCTCAACTTTTATCCCGTTTTCTGCAAAAACACGTATGAGTGGAGTCGATTTCAAAGACAATCACGGAAAGGTCGTCCGCTCAATTCGGAAAGGAGCTGCAGATGCGATTAAAAAACATATTATGAGCTTGGGGGGGAAATATTCATCACAATTAGATGCTGTGATTCAATCCATCGCAAAAATGGGGGGAACGCCTCTGCTCGTGAGCGATCAAGAGAAAATTGTTGGAATTGTTCACTTGAAAGATGTAATCAAAGGGGGAATTAAGGAGCGTTTTGCGGAAATGCGAAAAATGGGCATCCGTACTGTTATGGTAACGGGTGATAATCCAATGACGGCAGCAGCAATTGCCGCAGAAGCGGGGGTGGATGAATACATTGCCGAGGCAACTCCAGAAATGAAATTGTCTAAAATTAGACAAGAACAAGCAGGGGGGAGACTTGTGGCTATGACGGGAGATGGAACAAACGATGCCCCAGCACTAGCTCAAGCAGACGTGGCTGTGGCAATGAATACAGGTACGCAAGCTTCACGAGAAGCAGGAAACATGATTGATTTGGATAGCAATCCGACCAAATTGATTGATATTGTGGAAATCGGCAAACAAATGTTGATGACAAGAGGGGCTTTAACGACATTTAGTATAGCCAACGATGTCGCTAAATATTTTGCCATAATTCCCGCGATTTTTAGTGTCCTTTATGTGACAGATTCCGAGCAACAAGGTCCTTTGTCGATTCTGAACCTCATGCACTTAAAATCCCCACACAGTGCAATCTTGAGTGCTTTAATTTTTAATGCTTTAATTATTGTTGCTTTGATTCCTCTGGCACTTCGCGGGGTCAAGTATAGTGCACAATCCGCTCATGATTTATTGAGAAATAACCTTCTGGTATATGGTTTAGGAGGAATCATCGTTCCATTCCTCGGAATTAAAATAATCGATATGTTGATTACCTTTTTAGGATTGGTGTAA
- the kdpC gene encoding potassium-transporting ATPase subunit KdpC: protein MVMQALRMLGCMVVLLGLIYPVVITIIAQIFMPENANGGIIVDKGKTIGAELIAQKFESERYFWARPSAVDFNPLPSGGSNLGPTSKALEKMVAERKAGVASVHLVDVSQVPAELLFASGSGLDPHISRDVAFFQVNRIARARGMSEYELIDFLKEMVIEPSLSIFGEPYVNVLLLNQALDKLNEKQRLPLKGYNE, encoded by the coding sequence ATGGTTATGCAAGCTCTTCGTATGCTTGGTTGTATGGTTGTATTGCTTGGCCTGATTTATCCTGTCGTGATTACAATTATCGCCCAGATCTTCATGCCGGAAAATGCAAATGGAGGAATCATTGTAGATAAAGGCAAAACTATTGGAGCAGAATTAATTGCACAGAAATTTGAGAGTGAGCGTTATTTTTGGGCACGTCCCTCGGCTGTAGATTTTAATCCTCTTCCTTCAGGAGGAAGCAATTTGGGACCGACAAGTAAAGCTCTTGAAAAAATGGTCGCGGAAAGAAAAGCTGGAGTGGCGAGTGTTCATTTAGTCGATGTTTCTCAAGTGCCTGCCGAGTTATTGTTTGCTTCTGGAAGTGGCTTAGATCCGCATATTAGCCGTGATGTCGCTTTTTTTCAGGTCAATCGGATAGCTAGAGCAAGAGGAATGTCAGAATATGAACTGATCGATTTTCTCAAAGAAATGGTCATCGAACCTAGTTTATCCATTTTTGGCGAACCGTATGTGAATGTGCTCCTTCTAAATCAAGCTTTGGATAAATTAAATGAGAAGCAGAGGCTTCCATTAAAGGGATACAATGAGTGA